A region of Anolis sagrei isolate rAnoSag1 chromosome 2, rAnoSag1.mat, whole genome shotgun sequence DNA encodes the following proteins:
- the PSMD6 gene encoding 26S proteasome non-ATPase regulatory subunit 6 produces MPLENLEEEGLPKNPDLRIAQLRFLLSLQPQRPDPAARQELMAAIKEHDMAPYYESLCKSLDWQIDSDLLSKMKKANEDELKRLDDELEDAEKNLGESEIRDAMMAKAEYLCRIGDKEAALTAFRKTYDKTVALGHRLDIVFYLLRIGLFYMDNDLITRNTEKAKSLIEEGGDWDRRNRLKVYQGLYCVAIRDFKQAAELFLDTVSTFTSYELMDYKTFVTYTVYVSMIALDRPDLREKVIKGAEILEVLHSLPKVRQYLFSLYECRYSVFFQSLATVEQEMKKDWLFAPHYRYYVREMRIHAYSQLLESYRSLTLGYMADAFGVCVEFIDQELSRFIAAGRLHCKIDKVNEIVETNRPDSKNWQYQETIKKGDLLLNRVQKLSRVINM; encoded by the exons ATGCCGCTGGAGAACCTGGAGGAGGAGGGCCTGCCCAAGAACCCGGACCTCCGCATCGCGCAGCTCCGCTTCCTCCTCAGCCTCCAGCCGCAGCGCCCGGACCCGGCCGCCCGGCAGGAGCTCATGGCCGCCATCAAAGAGCACG ATATGGCCCCGTATTACGAATCCCTCTGCAAATCTCTCGACTGGCAGATAGATTCCGATCTCTTAAGCAAGATGAAGAAAGCAAATGAGGATGAGCTTAAGCGGCTTGATGACGAATTGGAAGATGCAGAGAAGAACTTGGGAGAAAGTGAAATTCGTGATGCCATGATGGCCAAAGCAGAGTACCTCTGTCGGATTGGGGACAAG GAAGCTGCTCTGACAGCCTTTCGGAAGACATATGACAAAACTGTGGCTTTGGGACATCGGCTGGATATTGTGTTCTATCTTCTCCGAATTGGCCTGTTTTATATGgacaatgacctcatcacacggaACACAGAAAAAGCCAAAAG TTTAATAGAGGAAGGAGGAGACTGGGACCGACGGAATCGCCTCAAGGTCTACCAGGGTCTTTACTGTGTGGCCATTCGAGACTTCAAGCAGGCAGCCGAGCTCTTCCTGGACACAGTTTCTACATTTACATCCTACGAATTGATGGATTACAAAACCTTTGTAACATACACAGTTTATGTCAGTATGATTGCATTAGACAGGCCTGACCTTAGGGAGAAG GTAATCAAAGGGGCAGAGATCCTAGAAGTGTTGCACAGTTTACCCAAAGTGCGGCAGTATCTTTTTTCACTCTATGAATGCCGCTATTCAGTTTTCTTCCAGTCACTGG CCACTGTAGAGCAAGAGATGAAGAAAGACTGGCTGTTTGCCCCTCACTATCGCTATTATGTTCGAGAAATGAGAATCCATGCCTACAGCCAACTCCTAGAATCCTATAGGTCACTTACACTTGGTTATATGGCAGATGCTTTCGGAGTCTGTGTAGAGTTTATAGATCa GGAACTTTCAAGATTTATTGCTGCTGGGAGATTACACTGCAAAATAGACAAAGTCAATGAAATAGTAGAAACCAACAG GCCTGACAGCAAGAACTGGCAGTACcaagaaacaataaaaaagggAGATTTGCTGCTAAACAGAGTGCAGAAGCTTTCTAGAGTAATTAATATGTAA